From Mycobacterium cookii:
TTCGTGCACTTCTTCGACGGATTCCGAACCTCGCACGAACTCAACACGATCGAGACGCTGTCGGACGACGACCTGCGGGCGCTGGTGCCCGAAGAGTTGGTCTGGGCACATCGCGGACGGGCGCTGTCTCCGGAGCGCCCGTTCATTCGCGGCACCGCGCAGAACCCGGACATCTACTTTCAGGCACGTGAAACGGTAAATCCCTTCTACGCAAGGGTTCCCGGTGTGGTCGAGGACCTGATGGTGCGTCTGGGCGAACGCACCGGCAGAACGACGCACATCGTCGACTACACCGGGCACCCGGAGGCGCAGCGGGTGCTGGTGGTGATGGGCTCGGGCGGACAGACCGTCGTGCAAACCGTAGCCGCTCTCGCCGAACGTGGCGAGCGCGTCGGGGTGGTGCAAATGCGGCTGTATCGCCCGTTTCCCACCCGCGCGTTCCTCGATGCGCTGCCGACGACGGTGCGTACAGTCGGCGTTCTGGACCGCACCAAGGAGCCGGGGTCGATCGGCGAGCCGTTGTATCTGGACGTTCTCGCGGCGCTGGCCGAGGCGTGTGCCGACGGGGAGCGTCTGGTCATGCCGCGCGTGACGGGAGGACGTTACGGACTGTCCTCCAAGGAATTCACGCCCGCCATGGTCGCCGGGGTGTTCGCCGAACTCGCTCGTGAGCAGCCGCGCCCACGATTCACCGTCGGAATCGACGACGACGTCTCGGGTACGAGTGTCGACTATGACCCATCGTTCGACATCGAATCGCCTGACACAGTGCGGGCGATCTTCTTCGGGTTGGGTTCGGACGGAACCGTCAGCGCGAATAAGAACACGATCAAGATTCTGGGTTCCGAAGAGGGGTTGAACGCCCAGGGCTATTTCGTCTACGACTCGAAGAAGTCGGGTTCCCAGACCGAGTCGCATCTCCGCTTCGGGCCGGCCCCGATCCGGGCCCCTTATCTGGTGACTCGCGCCAATGTCATTGGCTGCCACCAATTCCGGTTTCTCGACACGGTCGACGTGCTGGGCCGAGCCGCGCCGGGCGCAACACTGCTGCTGAACTGCCGGCATCAGCCGGACAAGGTATGGGACGCACTGCCGCGCAGCATCCAGCAACAGCTCCTGGACAAGCGAATGACGCTGTACATCGTCGACGCCGGCCGGATCGCCCGGGATGTCGGGCTTGCCGGACGCATCAACATCGTGCTGCAGACGTGCTTCTTCGCGATCTCTGCGGTGCTCCCCCGCGAGCAGGCCATCGCCCGCATCAAGGAATCGGTCGAAAAGATGTACGGCGACCGCGGCGCCGACGTGCTGCGGCGCGAGCTGGCCGCGGTGGACGCCGCGCTGGACGGGTTGCACCGGATCGAGTTGCCGGCCCAGGTGACCTCCACGCGCACACCGGCACCGACCGTGCCCGACTCGGCGCCGGAATTCGTCCGCAGTGTTACCGCGGAGATGATGGCTGGACGCGGAAATGCTCTGCCGGTCAGCGCACTTCCGGTAGATGGCAGCTACCCGAGTGGCACGACCGCATACGAGAAGCGCAACATTTCCGAGCTGGTCGCGGTCTGGGATGCCGGGAGCTGTATTCAGTGCGGCAACTGCAGCTTCGTCTGCCCGCACAGCGTGATCCGGTCGAAGTACTACGACCAGTCCCAACTGGCGAGCGCGCCAGAGACATTCGACTCGGCGCCGCTGGACGCCGTCGGGCTGCCCAACGCCCGGTACTCGCTGCAGGTGTACGTCGAGGACTGCACGGGGTGCGGGCTGTGTGTGGAGGCTTGCCCGGTGGTCATTCCAGGCACCACCGGAACCAAGGCGATCAATCTCGCTCCCGGCGAGCCGCGGTTGGCCACCGAGCGAGACAACATCGCCTTCTTCGAGACCCTGCCGACCAACGACCGGTCCCGGGTGGACTTCGGCACCGTGCGCGGATCGCAGTTCCTCGAGCCGCTATTCGAGTTCTCCGGCGCCTGCGCGGGGTGCGGCGAGACGCCCTACCTAAAGCTGCTCTCCCAGCTCTTCGGCGACCGCCTGATGATTGCCAACGCGACCGGCTGCTCGTCGATCTACGGCGGCAACCTGCCCACCACGCCGTGGACCACCAACGCCGACGGCCGGGGGCCGGCGTGGTCCAACTCGCTGTTCGAGGACAACGCGGAATTCGGGCTCGGCTTCCGGTTGGCCACCGACGTGCACACGCGGCTGGCTGCACGGCGGCTGTCCGAATTGCGCGACGCCGTCGGCGCCGAACTCGTCGACGCCATCCTCGAAGCCCCACAGCTGCGGGAGTCCGAGTTGCACGCGCAGCGGCAGCGGTTGGCCGAGCTACAGCGTCGCCTGGACAGCCTCGATCCCGCCATCACCAGTGACCTGCGCAGCGTGGTCGATCACCTGGTCCGGCGCAGCGTGTGGATCGTCGGCGGTGACGGCTGGGCGTATGACATCGGGTCCGGCGGGCTCGACCACGTCCTGGCCAGCGGGCGCAACGTCAACGTGCTGGTGCTCGACACCGAGGTGTATTCCAACACCGGCGGCCAGATGTCGAAGGCGACCCCCCTGGGCGCGGTGGCCAAGTTTGCCGCCGCCGGCAAGACAGTGCCGTTGAAGGATCTCGCTCTCCAGGCGATCGCCTACGGAAACATCTACGTCGCCAGGGTCGCGATGGGCGCCGATCCGCAACAGACGTTGCAGGCATTCCGCGAAGCGGAGGCGTACGACGGACCTTCGCTGGTGATCGCCTACAGCCAGTGCATTGCGCACGGCATCGAAATGCGTCAGGGGATGGATCAGCAGTACCGTGCCGTGGCCAGCGGGCACTGGCCGCTGTTCCGCTATGACCCGGTGCTGCGGGCGGCCGGAGCGAACCCGTTCCTGCTCGATTCGCACCGGCCGCGGATCCCGCTCGCCGACTAC
This genomic window contains:
- the nifJ gene encoding pyruvate:ferredoxin (flavodoxin) oxidoreductase → MTRATVDGNEAAVSVAYRLNEVCCIYPITPSSPMAELADQWSSAGRANVWGAVPTVVEMQSEGGAAGALHGALQSGALTTTFTSSQGLLLMIPNMYKIAGELTAAVINVAARSIAAQGLSIFGDHSDVMAVRQTGFALLASASVQEAHDLALVAQAATLMTRVPFVHFFDGFRTSHELNTIETLSDDDLRALVPEELVWAHRGRALSPERPFIRGTAQNPDIYFQARETVNPFYARVPGVVEDLMVRLGERTGRTTHIVDYTGHPEAQRVLVVMGSGGQTVVQTVAALAERGERVGVVQMRLYRPFPTRAFLDALPTTVRTVGVLDRTKEPGSIGEPLYLDVLAALAEACADGERLVMPRVTGGRYGLSSKEFTPAMVAGVFAELAREQPRPRFTVGIDDDVSGTSVDYDPSFDIESPDTVRAIFFGLGSDGTVSANKNTIKILGSEEGLNAQGYFVYDSKKSGSQTESHLRFGPAPIRAPYLVTRANVIGCHQFRFLDTVDVLGRAAPGATLLLNCRHQPDKVWDALPRSIQQQLLDKRMTLYIVDAGRIARDVGLAGRINIVLQTCFFAISAVLPREQAIARIKESVEKMYGDRGADVLRRELAAVDAALDGLHRIELPAQVTSTRTPAPTVPDSAPEFVRSVTAEMMAGRGNALPVSALPVDGSYPSGTTAYEKRNISELVAVWDAGSCIQCGNCSFVCPHSVIRSKYYDQSQLASAPETFDSAPLDAVGLPNARYSLQVYVEDCTGCGLCVEACPVVIPGTTGTKAINLAPGEPRLATERDNIAFFETLPTNDRSRVDFGTVRGSQFLEPLFEFSGACAGCGETPYLKLLSQLFGDRLMIANATGCSSIYGGNLPTTPWTTNADGRGPAWSNSLFEDNAEFGLGFRLATDVHTRLAARRLSELRDAVGAELVDAILEAPQLRESELHAQRQRLAELQRRLDSLDPAITSDLRSVVDHLVRRSVWIVGGDGWAYDIGSGGLDHVLASGRNVNVLVLDTEVYSNTGGQMSKATPLGAVAKFAAAGKTVPLKDLALQAIAYGNIYVARVAMGADPQQTLQAFREAEAYDGPSLVIAYSQCIAHGIEMRQGMDQQYRAVASGHWPLFRYDPVLRAAGANPFLLDSHRPRIPLADYRTRELRYRSLANADPAEYDRLLSLAEQANSQRWNVYEEMASRGPERFHADARRER